The Zalophus californianus isolate mZalCal1 chromosome X, mZalCal1.pri.v2, whole genome shotgun sequence genome window below encodes:
- the LOC113931482 gene encoding cytochrome c oxidase subunit 7C, mitochondrial-like, producing MLGQSILRVTTSVLCRNHYEEGPGKNRSFPVQHKWWLLITVTVYFGSGFAAPFLIVRHQLLKK from the coding sequence ATGTTGGGACAGAGCATCCTGAGGGTCACAACCTCTGTGCTCTGTAGGAACCACTATGAGGAGGGCCCAGGGAAGAATAGGTCATTTCCAGTGCAACACAAGTGGTGGTTACTAATTACGGTGACTGTGTACTTTGGATCTGGATTCGCTGCACCTTTTTTAATAGTAAGACACCAACTGCTTAAGAAATAA